The Labrus mixtus chromosome 14, fLabMix1.1, whole genome shotgun sequence nucleotide sequence CAGTATTCCTTAGGGAACAAATCTGTTTTATGGTAAAGAAGAGGAGGGTTCAGGGGAGTCTGCAGTCCGAACTCTAAGTGTACATACTTACGCATGGTTATTAGTAATCATACAATCTGAATAACCAGTACATTAATGAAGAGACACACTAGACTGCACTGCACTTTCCCTCAGTCTTGCAGTGCAGAATACAGCAGGCTGCGAGCTTCAAGAGGCGCAGCCCATGATATGAGTTGCTTAGCAACACAGCCTTGTCATCAGCTAACTCCTTTTTACCAGTCACGACTAACCCAAACACAGCTCATCATCTCTCTTCAGGCAGTCAGTAAATGCAGAACACTTACAGCTATACTACAACTCTACACTAAAACTCTTGAAGCAGCATATTAGTAATAACAAGATTACATTACTTTAGCCTATATCAATTCTGACCAAtgagaattacaaaaaaaaaaaatgttaatctgGATTGTTATATGTTTGTAGAAAACAAATGATGGCCAATATATGGGGTGGGATTTCTCATTCAAATGGTTGGTTAATGTTCTGAAACTGCTAATATTTCACAAACAACTCATTCTTATGGTAATAAACAAGACTGATCTTCATGGAAGACCTTGAAGGTTAATAGACATTTTGAGGGTGATGGCTTACAGAATCAGTGGTGCACAATGTATCATTGCTGATCACAACTTGCATGACCACATCAATACATGTTTAAGAGAGTCGAGCAGATCCTCTCCCTCCCACCTCCAGAGTCGCAGGCTTGGACTCAGCAAGGCCTCTAGACTATCTTTGCACATGCACAGGCTCATGTAGTTCTGTTTCATAGCAACAAGTGAAGCAGGGCCCTGAAGCCATCTTTTACATTGTTGACCATACAAAATGCCCATCAGGATAAATACAGGGATAAACTGCACTATGGCCAGTGTAGgttgaatgtttgaatgtaCCACTTAGCTagtcaaacattttgaagttaAGAAGACTGAAAAAATGTACAATGAAATGCAGCATCCACTGTACAGCGATGACAGaatggaaaacagaaaaacacaagaagaaaggGACTTTTTACTAAGAAGACCAGCAACATATGTTACAATGACACACTGgttattttacacatttcaaaACCAGAAAACTGACCCAAAATCTCATCAGCCTGCTCAAGCTGGTCAACACAAAACTCTTAAAGACTACATTTAGGTTTTGCTTGGTTGATTGTGTGCCAAGTGATATTTAGCTGTTACTTacgggacaaaaaaaaaactacagcagAACATCACTTCCAtctgttttcatcattttaaaatcctttatctgttatttttgtGGGTACATGGGTGATTACTTATCTCATTATCTATTGTATAGATTAAAAAACAGTACAATAACCCCAACTCAAAAAAAGCAATGCTCCGcaccacaaacacagacaatgaaggtgacttctttaaaaacatctgtatgAATAAACACATAGAGGTACCTATAGGGGGTATGCCTATAATTTGACTAATTATTTCCCagtctttaaaatatattttgtctgCTTCTACTTTAATAGTTTAAAAATTGTGTCTCATTAATTTGTTGGGTGATTTTAAAGTTGTACTTTACCCTTAAAAAAGGATCTATATTGTGTGCCAACAACTTAAAATTATTCAAAGAAAATTTTGGAAAATGTACCAATTAGCTTTAAGATATTTAGTTTGTAAAAGGTGAAGTGGGCATTGAACTGTTATTTACTATTCACAGTTTAGTCTTGACTATACAGCAAACCAAATGAATGTGCACCCAAAATTGAAACACAAAGTTGGTCCCAATGTCAGTGAAAATACAGGAAACCTTGTTAAGTGTTGAAATAAGTTAGTGTGGTAGTAAACTAACTAAACTAACTAGTTGACACGTCACTCAAGAGGTTAACATCAATACACAGCATCATGCTGAGAGAGACGAAATGGTGGAAGGTTAAATAatatgacaaacaaaaaaaactgtcctaCTTACATTACATTTCTTCGAATAATGTATTAACACTACGACTGCACAAGGCGTCACCTTTGTGGTCAGGTGTATTTAAGAGATACCTGCTTTGACATCGTCTCCAGACAGTTAGCACACAAGCTAACGTTTACCGTTACTTAGCTGAAGAGTCAACATTTAGCTACATAAACTCACCGGCCTACTTCGGTTTATCTTGTTAGTCCATGGCTTGGAAAGATATTACTGCATGGTAACGCTGACTGCCCAGTTGTCAGGCAACTTAGTTATCTTTTACTGGTATTAATTGTATCAGGGCTGGTGATTATAGCCAACTCAGAGGCTCTACAGGCTAAGTTAAGCGTCAGCTAATATAGTTAGCTTTAGCTGCTGACAGTGTGCTAACGTTTTGCCGGAATACTACAGTAACTTGACATAAAAGTTGacgtttatttaaaaatatagacAGATGTTAAATCGACGCAACACGACAGGGATCTCAACATAATCTGCACGCATAACATTGCCATCGTTGACTTCAAACGCTGCCCATCTCACCTTATTGCTGTCATCCCTCTCGCCTGTAACAGTTATGTTTTGCTGCCATTGGCGCTGTCGCAGTTTGGTCCGGGTTGCCAGATAACGTGAAGGAAACAAGTAATATAAGCTCCGAAAACACAGCGGGGTCATAGGAGCGTTATCTTTACTTGTTTCTACCAGGCCCGGCGTCTACTTCATAATGCTCTCTTCGTGACTTGTCACGATAGTTTGATGACCTGCGTGAATAATGTCTTCTGAAAATAAGAAGAGACATTCTCAGGAACAATaagctttgcaaaaaaaaaagcggtgACAGATTAGATCCACACTTAAAtcctgaagaaaaataaattgctatataataaaagaaaataatcaagTAAATCTTTCAAATAGGACTGACTCATTGTGTACTTTTGTTTCAGACCAAAAAAGTAAAACTCCCTGTTTTAGGGGCATTGAGGGTCAATTTCGTGTTGTTTGATTCAGTTTTGGACATACAGTGACTTGATTGATATATTGTTTCGCACATGTTAACAAAGGTAGGTGAATACTTGGCTAAGTAATAAACGATGTGGAAAGTGCAATATGAGGCAATCAGCAAAACAGTCCTGGATCTGAACTAGACTACgactttatatttttattttggctgcTGTGAACCTGAAACTGTATAGCCTATGTCACAATATACACACTATAAAGACTATGATCAACCTATAGGTTTGTCTGCTTTTGTCCCTATTATCAGGAGTATGAACAACCAAGAAAAAATTAACAAATGAAATTGGTAATAGTTCgttttgtcatgtttattttagtGTAAGGCAGCGTTCTATTttgacaaaacagaaacatttcaatcGGAATACCTAAATGTAACATTGATGTAActttagactgtaaaaaaagaaaactccaaTAGTAATTGCCAAATTTAAACGTTGAAGTGTACAAACAGTGAAGAATATAAATACAAAGTCCTTGACATTTTTTCAGTATTACACAATAAAAAACGACATCATATGACAGTTGACCCTCAGATTGATCAGTACAAGAAAATGATACAGGTTGATAATTCTAGTTCATCTTTTGAGACTATTTCAAttacaaactaaatcaaactAACTTTTCCTTCTTATAGCGTACAGAAATGCAATACTGGAGTGCATCACTTCAGAAGAACCATTTTGCACTTTACAGGTGGTCAAGCTGTTTCAACTGGGACTAGAAAAAGAGACTTAAGACTAAGGCCAAATTTGCTAATCAGGCCAAAAGGAAACCATACGATCCAGATACTATTAGGTCTTACTAActtattcttttatttgtttcctcTACCATTTCATAGACATTTGAATCAgaccgtttcttttttttttttatgtagagcACTTAAATACACAGGGAATCTGTGTGTAAAACATAATGACAAACAATGTCTTCAGTGAGTATAGGAAATGGCAGCTGAACTTAAACCGAGAGCTAACATTCCCATCTTTGTTTAGGTTAAGTGTAACTATAAGCTGTTCAATGTTGCAAGATTGAGTTAAATGTAACAgcttaatgcattttaaatataCCCCATTTGGGACTTCCTCCATGGGATACTTTCTTGTTGTGATTGAACCCAATCTAGCCTAAATGAAGTAAACCAAAGAAACAGCAAATCTGAGCATCATGACAGGCAAACATAAACATTACTGGAGCAAAGAGAGGCTATAAACAAGCAGTGTAAACTCAAACATAAGCCAGCACTTAAAAGCATGAGCCTAATGTACATGTGTTCAGGGTGTAGAGGAAAAAGGCAAGTTCTGCTCAACTGCACtttggaaacaacaacaagcttcATGAATATGCATTAAACAAAGGTTGTGACCTTGATTCTGAGGCTACATACGCCTATAACTTAATAGCTTAATAAGAGGAATCTTGCAGTGTTTCAAATGCAAATAAAACTATGTTCTTGCTTAAATGGACGaacatgtttgtatgtgaagcagGTTATTTATTTCTTAGCTAACAAGGAAATTCCTTTCATCTTAACAATAGGATCAAATAAACGTTGTTCTGAAGGCAGCTTGATGGCAGAGACCCTACATATTAGAATATTTTGAAATTCCAGTCTTGTCcatcacagacttttttttcctaacTAGATCAGTGCTGCCAGTAAAAATGAAGCAACAACTCTTTTggatgcaaaataaaagcactgatTGGCACATACACATGTAACCTTGATGCCATCTGTATGATTGGGAGCCTTTTCAATTGAAGCTAGCCTCTGGAAGTGTGTTGCACATTACTTTGCTGTTCTCGTTTCACTGAGGATGGCCATTTCGTCTTTAAACACGCCCTTGCTCAGAGGACTCCCGGCATGAGATGTTCCATCCCGGCTACTCACTGGCCTGCTCTTACCGCACTGGTTATAAGATTGCAAACTATTGGCAGATCTACAGAAGAAATCCTCATCAACACCATCTGATACCTCCTCCATCATTCCAGGGTAAACAAAGGTGCTATGAGGTAAACACAAATCTGATTGCAAAGGATGGTGACACTGCCTGTTGTAGAGATCTGCGATCTGTGAAGTTGCATCACGGGACACATCAGAGCACAGGCGTTGTGATTTACTGCTGGATGAACTAGAAGGTATTTTGTGTTTCACTTGGGTTTGATTGAGACTCTGTACTTTTTCAGTGGCTTCCCCATCAGCCAGAGGCAGGCTTAAAGCCATCTCTGACCTTATTTGCCATGATAAGGCCATAATGCTGCTACTGTCTCTTGATTCTGATGCAGACACAAGTACATTCTTTTTGTGATGTGGTGAGGAATCTCTTTCAGCGTCTTTTTCAGTTTGAGGACAAGAAACGATAGCAGCTctgttctgtctgtatgtgtcagGCATATTCAACTCAAGGCTTTCTGTGTCCAGAGACCGACTTCTCCTGTCTAGAGACAACGGATTAGGCATGGACTGGCTGACTCTTGTAATGCCAATGTGCCGGGGGAGACTAGCGATCGCCCATGTGTTACTGATAAGGTTCTGCTCATAGAGATCTAACATCTGATAGTCACATTCAGCAAACGCGTCTTTTTGTAAGTAGCTTTCTTCAAACTCTTGATAGGGTGATGATATGTCCTCCTCCATTTCCATTTGCATCTGCTCGTCATATTCCCCCTCATTATGCATGTCCACTACATCAAATGTGACAATGGTAGGTAAGGCCTCCATGTTtggagtgaaggcagagtttgccTCCAAATCATCCACACTGTTCTGCAAGTTACTCAGCATCTCAGAGTTTTTTGTGTAGTCCACAAGTGCTTGAGAGAAACTCACTGTTTGCTCATCGTCCAAATCTTTGTTGCAATATGGAGACTGAgaaattttatttttgtacggTAGAGCTACAGGCTTGTTCTCCTCAAGATGCTGCTCTTTGGGTTCACAAAACGTTTCAAAATCTAGGTCAGACGTGCTTCCAAATGATGTGCTGCTGTGCCTTTTTTCACAATTTGCATTTAtggattttgttgttttctcaggtGAAGCAGACATGTTTTCGTTTTCATTAAATGTATCCGGTTCTGTATTAGTCTTGTCGACTGATGCTTGAGGGTTTGAATTCATATTACAGTTCTTATTTGTGCCAATTTCCTGCCGACAAACTACATTCTGTGCCAACTCTGGGGATTTACTGCAAATGCTGGGCACATCTAGAAATTTGTGAACTTTATACAGGTCAGCATCTATTTGTAGTCGCTTCATTTCTGGATCAAAGGCAGAATTATTCACACCAACTGGTTCACTTGAATACTCACACTGTTGTGAACTGGGCATATTGGATTTGCTCTCATATTGTGGACTGATGAGACTCTCATCAGGCGCAAAAAGCTCATAGAGGGCGTCACCACTGTAACTGTCTCTGGGTAATCTGTCTGTCCTCAGTCTGTCTGGCTTCTCTTGTCCTTCATCATGCCCTGGGGTGGTTGAATCATAGTATCCCTCGTCGCTGTTTGGAACTGATTCTTGATGCTCATCTTGAGGAGTTACCACATCAGCCATTGAAGATGTGTCAATCCCACTGGCTTGCTGTGCGCTGCTACTGTTCAGTAACTCTATATTGTGAGAACTCgtcaggtcagaggtcagatctGCGTGGTCTTGGTTGTAGGTATAGCAAATTTCCTCCGACTGATCATTCCCCCAGAATTCATGAAGACACTCCTCACCCACATCTTCTGGGGATGCCATTTCTTCACCGCCACCCTGGTAGGTGAGATAACATGAGGCCCTCTTGCCCCCATTTCTGCTCCTCTCCCCCGACACAGTGCTCTCTGTGATGCTGTCGTCTTCTTGATCGGCAATAATGTCCCCACAGCCGGTGAGGGAATCAAAGCTCTTTAACGATGCAACGTCTCCAAACATCAGGTTCAGCTGATCTGATGAGCCAGTAGGTGTTTCAGACTTTAGTGTTGGCTCAGACATCATCTTAACTTTCAAACAAGGCTCACTGTTTACTCTTAAACTCTCTTCAAGTTCACTGGAAACTGCAGCCACTAAATTAATTTCCTCAATTTGATCATCACAGATCCGAGCATCCGGTTCATACTTTAGACTTTCTTGTTCCACACACTCCTCTGATACcatcgcagcagcagcagcaggatcaatagaaacatcacatataacaTCTGCTAAATCAGGCACACCAGGTTCAGATCCAAGGCACTCTGTGACATACTTGTTGACGTTGTCCAGGACAACAGGCACCTCTTTCTTGCACCGAGGAGAGGTCATCGCAATCATTTCAGTTTTATCCGATCCAGCATTTCTATTGTTTCTATGATGCCTGAAACTGTTAAAAAGACCCCTTAAACCCTTTTTCTGCCGGTTGAGACTCAGGGATTTCTGCTCAGCAACAGGGAAACTACATTCATTGTGGCAGCTACTGCGGAGATCTCCAGCCGAGTCCCTCTGGCTGTGGTATTCAAAGTCTCCAGCTGAGGTGAACCCAACTCGTGAATTGTCATCATAACTAACCTTGCTCAGCCCATCATGGGTCTTGCTTTTGGGGAACCCTTTCTTAGAAGACCACTTGTTCTGATTTTTACTCCTTCCACCGAAAAAACTTGGTAAGATGCAGATGCCTTTACGAACTCCGAAAAATGTCAAGGCAGTCCTTCTAAATTTTCCAGGTTTCTGGGATTTGACCACAGAGTTCATTGTATCCAACTGAAGCTCTTCGGTGATGTCATCGGTGCTGCAGCGGGAAAGCTGTTTGCAGGCTGAGGCCCCATCCTTAGAGTCATTTGGTAGCTCATCTACCTTACAAGAAGCCATAGCTACCAAATTTAAAGAGATAGTCGGACAGAAGTCATAGTTGCTGAATTTTCAAAACCAGCTGATAGGTTCACTGCAGTGAATTTGTCCTCCATCTGATATGAGCCCTGTGTTGAGAAAGTTAAAGGAAAGCATTGATCAGTTCAAATCTATCATCAGCACCAACAATATGGTTTCACAACCAAAGATTCACAAAGCAAGTTTTAAACCTTATTTTCATTAGGGGGTGGAAAGATGTAAAGaaatattgtatttgtttttagacATAATTAGACTGTTTAGATGTTCATAAGCATGATCTCTTGTTTTCCTCTATTACTGTTCAATGTTTGTATGGCCAGTTACAGGGGGTTGGTTATGACCAATGTCTGACTTACTGCCTTTTATGGCAgcaaaataaatcttcattttcatctttATCGCAATATAATCATTGAGCAGTCTGAATTTATCGCAATAAAATTATTTTTGGGCATAGAAACTTTGACTGTAGACAAattatgactgaaaaagatcCGTGTATCTGCCGGACAGAGCCACAATCTGCTTTAAGACCAATAAGAAAGAacgttgttttattgtttcttttgtttgttttttaggtctTTGATCAATAGTTCACTGGTCCTTAAGTCTTGCTATGTCATTTAACTAATTATCATAACAGTATGCTTACTCTCAATCAGACATATTTAAGATATTCTTTTCTCAAAACGatcaatataaataaatgtaggaagatttttttttaaatattattgtgCTGTCAATGTAGTAGGTAACAAGGATAATAGGTAAAACTAAAGAACATAGAGGAACCCCTGCTGCTAATCTATAAACTACAAAAATTATCTCAATCTTCTTAAATTCACCAACAAAAGGGTCACGACGTCAACAGTGCAGTGATTGCATTTCATTATTGTCATGTATGCTTTTGTCATCTTTATGTATACTTTACCAATAACCCGACTGAATCTATATTTTCTTTATACGAGGTGTTTAGTCCTCAGTATGTATTTTCGGAAGATATATGTAACCACAACTACACTAAACAAGTACAGCCTTGCCATAAATTACATGTGTAATAGAGAAATAAACTGGCAGACTAAAATAAAAGTATCCAGCACATTTCTGTTAAACTTTTACAAGAGActgactcattttttttttttaccaaagatGAATTGCACATTAGATATAATAAAGGCCTTGGGGCCAAGCAAGAAGCGCATCTGTACTGCAGCTGAGCAGCTCTAAGACCATGTGCAGGTGGGTCATCATTACCACCCCcaaaatgaactttaaatgGGAGCATAGGCAAAGACAATCGTGGATAGCCAATTCTGACTCTAGACAAGACAAACCAGGTGAAACACTAGCACTTTACTGTGGAGCTAGCTGTAATGAATCATAAAGTAAACAAACTTACCCACTAGAGTCAAGATCTCGCAGACACTGGTGTTGTTTCTTTCCCCGGAGACGAGGTTACCTCTCACTGCATGCCTACTGATGTCGCTTTAACTCTACTATTTGATTAAGCAGGCCCCTGTGCTGCTTGGACAAGGCACGGTTTTATTTGTTTCCAGCTATCGTTAGCTAGCAGCGGTGCATGCTAGCAGCATTACCTTCACTCCTGCAGTTTGTGACTGTGAGAGTCTGTCGGTAGAAATACGAAGAACACCTACACAAAGGGTTGATTTAATGCGTGTAGTTCAGCCACGCATGCCGCTTGTGAAATTGATGTTGACAAAAAACGCCAGAGTTTAAGTGTCGCATGATGACTTCCTCTCCCGACTTCTCAGGTAAATCACCCAAATCTCCTTTTGTCAATCTCCTCCCGGCGCATGCTAGTGACGCAACATGTGTGCAACGTGTGTTCTATGACGTACTATTCATCATAATATAAATGGAACGACAactaatatatataataaataataacaataaatattatttgtattattagtagtagtagtagcagcagcagtaatAGTAGAATAGGCCTACATTTTTCTAACCATACCAGtttaatgttgaaataaaacaataatatcCCCACTcttatttcataaaaatatgTGCATCCAATTGTAAAATCTTCATATTCTTCACTGCTTAACAGATGAGGAGATGATGTTATGTTATCTATCTAcataatgtattttaaatgttcagttgtACACagtgttttgcacatttgtctGCATGGAAAAGGGAGAGGATCTGGATGAGGTGTGATGTTTTTCCCACCTGCTAACATTAAATCATaatgaaaaagtattttgaaatataaactttattcataacTGTTGGAGCATAAACACGAATCATTGCCAGCAGGATGTGTAAATGAGACAAtacacataaaatataaaataaataacaaaaatacaataaataaaacatttgaggaAAAAGGGGTGGATAATCAGTTCtgtttaaaaatggaaattatttgaatgtcattttAATCTTGATTCATGAATACTGATAGTGgtagtttacttttttttaaatttgagttgTGA carries:
- the LOC132988277 gene encoding APC membrane recruitment protein 1-like yields the protein MASCKVDELPNDSKDGASACKQLSRCSTDDITEELQLDTMNSVVKSQKPGKFRRTALTFFGVRKGICILPSFFGGRSKNQNKWSSKKGFPKSKTHDGLSKVSYDDNSRVGFTSAGDFEYHSQRDSAGDLRSSCHNECSFPVAEQKSLSLNRQKKGLRGLFNSFRHHRNNRNAGSDKTEMIAMTSPRCKKEVPVVLDNVNKYVTECLGSEPGVPDLADVICDVSIDPAAAAAMVSEECVEQESLKYEPDARICDDQIEEINLVAAVSSELEESLRVNSEPCLKVKMMSEPTLKSETPTGSSDQLNLMFGDVASLKSFDSLTGCGDIIADQEDDSITESTVSGERSRNGGKRASCYLTYQGGGEEMASPEDVGEECLHEFWGNDQSEEICYTYNQDHADLTSDLTSSHNIELLNSSSAQQASGIDTSSMADVVTPQDEHQESVPNSDEGYYDSTTPGHDEGQEKPDRLRTDRLPRDSYSGDALYELFAPDESLISPQYESKSNMPSSQQCEYSSEPVGVNNSAFDPEMKRLQIDADLYKVHKFLDVPSICSKSPELAQNVVCRQEIGTNKNCNMNSNPQASVDKTNTEPDTFNENENMSASPEKTTKSINANCEKRHSSTSFGSTSDLDFETFCEPKEQHLEENKPVALPYKNKISQSPYCNKDLDDEQTVSFSQALVDYTKNSEMLSNLQNSVDDLEANSAFTPNMEALPTIVTFDVVDMHNEGEYDEQMQMEMEEDISSPYQEFEESYLQKDAFAECDYQMLDLYEQNLISNTWAIASLPRHIGITRVSQSMPNPLSLDRRSRSLDTESLELNMPDTYRQNRAAIVSCPQTEKDAERDSSPHHKKNVLVSASESRDSSSIMALSWQIRSEMALSLPLADGEATEKVQSLNQTQVKHKIPSSSSSSKSQRLCSDVSRDATSQIADLYNRQCHHPLQSDLCLPHSTFVYPGMMEEVSDGVDEDFFCRSANSLQSYNQCGKSRPVSSRDGTSHAGSPLSKGVFKDEMAILSETRTAK